In the Populus trichocarpa isolate Nisqually-1 chromosome 1, P.trichocarpa_v4.1, whole genome shotgun sequence genome, AAATCAAATCAGACCAACAACAAGAAAGCTTCTAAATTTCCTTTTAGAATAAGTGATCATCAAATTCTCTGCTGAAACCTAAAAGGAACCCACGGCTCCATATGGATTCCATTATAATCACTAAATTATCTGGAAACCCCCTAATCACCACCGCTAAATCTgaaactataaaacaaaattcctCAGCTTTAACTTACAATTCCCATCAATCTTCTTTGCTAATTCACTTATAAACCATAATTTAACAGGAGAACTCATCGACTCAAAgtacaagggaaaaaaaactcagtTATATCAtaacaaaacacataaaacccATAAATTCAAACAAgtcagaaaaataaaaccctATAGATCACACAACTTTTTACCTTCACATGGACTCCAAATCTGTCATTAGCCCACCAACCTTCTTCTTACAAGCAGGAACATCCTCAAATTGCTTAGCAGGCAACTCCTCGGAAATCGGACCAACAAAGAAACTAATCATACCATCATCAGCCTTACTAACTTCAATCCCAGTAACTGGCAACCAAATAAAAAGCTTCTTTGCTTGAATCCCTGACACATCATGCACAGAGCCGTAACTCAACTTCCCTTTGATTACTTTATCATAGTACACAACATCATCAAAGTGAACATAACACGGGGTCTTAAGTTTGACTTCAAAAGACCCATCAGATGATGGTAGCGTGTAGGATTCCACGTTGTCTGGGAGTAAGCCACGAGGCAGGCCATATTGAGGAAGAAGATCATGGATATCTGAGGTGGTTAGGGAGAGAGAAAGACGGGTTTTTGATAAGAGGAGTAGAGAGAGAAGGTAGAGAGAGAGTACTGCGACGATGTTGAAGGAAGCCATTGTCGATGCAAAGAGAGAAGTGAAGGTGCTAATGTAAAAGGGTTGTGAAGGGTAGAATAAGAAGGGAAACTTGTGTTGCACGGCTTAGCGGAATTAAATGTTGAAGTGA is a window encoding:
- the LOC7457716 gene encoding uncharacterized protein LOC7457716, whose product is MASFNILTLSLYLLSLLLLSKTRLSLSLTTSDIHDLLPQYGLPRGLLPDNVESYTLPSSDGSFEVKLKTPCYVHFDDVVYYDKVIKGKLSYGSVHDVSGIQAKKLFIWLPVTGIEVSKADDGMISFFVGPISEELPAKQFEDVPACKKKVGGLMTDLESM